From a single Leucoraja erinacea ecotype New England chromosome 38, Leri_hhj_1, whole genome shotgun sequence genomic region:
- the LOC129714268 gene encoding olfactomedin-4-like, with protein sequence MAKWFLLLLVAILETSAQISTSKAFNGTVNSDLVCVCSVTLPDTTFPADKMEYLIETTSELNISVQAEYTKVKEYGQTLSVYASRLVNLTQRVENIETGGSYTQLDFELLKLEIRELVALTSQLKDLLNGSNTIIDQLYEEIENMSLIVHQLESYDRNNVLQIRKDMAALRERLEECERDQAVTPPPIDYGSCKHGGLLTVTEPFIVQQNWMGSSYPYGAWGKDPVQEQYFVVASTVESSFQTFRFYPSYDDLLLYQNWTERNLGYSSYYNRAQGAGMVLYNNSVYYNCYNGRNICRYNIDTGAIDKRILANAAYNNRFSYYNVKYQDMDFAVDETGLWVIYSTEQHAGRILLSKINTEDFTVGRTWVTEQFKPSVTNAFMICGVLYALRPVGTQTEEIFYTFDTRTGEEGEATVRMEKVMETLRSVSYNPSDHKLYVYNDGYLVSYDVTFKPDQ encoded by the exons ATGGCGAAATGGTTCCTGCTGCTGCTTGTGGCCATCTTGGAGACCTCTGCCCAGATCTCC ACTTCGAAGGCCTTCAATGGGACAGTTAACAGTGAcctagtgtgtgtgtgctcaGTGACACTGCCCGACACTACGTTCCCAGCGGATAAAATGGAATATCTGATAGAAACCACATCGGAACTCAATATCAGCGTCCAGGCAGAGTACACCAAG GTGAAGGAATATGGACAGACTCTGTCGGTGTATGCGTCCAGGCTGGTGAACCTGACCCAGCGTGTGGAGAACATCGAAACCGGGGGCTCCTACACCCAGCTCGACTTTGAGCTGCTCAAGCTGGAGATACGAGAGCTGGTGGCCCTCACCTCCCAGCTGAAGGACTTGCTCAACGGGAGCAACACCATCATCGACCAGCTCTACGAAGAG ATCGAGAATATGTCCCTCATCGTCCACCAGCTGGAATCGTACGACAGGAACAACGTGCTGCAAATCCGCAAGGACATGGCAGCCCTGCGGGAACGGCTGGAGGAGTGTGAGCGTGACCAGGCCGTGACCCCTCCGCCCATCGACTACG GGAGCTGCAAACATGGCGGCCTCCTCACAGTCACCGAACCTTTCATTGTGCAACAGAACTGGATGGGGTCGAGTTACCCATATGGAGCTTGGGGGAAAGACCCCGTACAAGAGCAATATTTTGTGGTGGCCTCCACTGTGGAATCTTCATTTCAAACCTTCCGCTTCTACCCCTCTTATGACGATTTACTGCTCTACCAAAATTGGACTGAAAGAAACCTTGGGTATTCTAGCTATTACAACAGAGCACAGGGGGCTGGGATGGTCTTGTACAATAACTCTGTGTACTACAACTGTTACAATGGCAGGAATATCTGCAGGTATAACATAGACACAGGGGCCATAGATAAACGGATCCTGGCTAATGCGGCCTACAATAACAGGTTCTCCTACTACAACGTTAAGTACCAGGACATGGACTTTGCTGTCgatgaaacaggcctttgggtCATTTACTCCACCGAGCAGCATGCCGGGCGTATCCTTCTTAGCAAAATCAACACGGAGGACTTCACTGTTGGGAGGACCTGGGTCACCGAACAGTTCAAGCCCAGCGTCACCAACGCCTTCATGATCTGTGGGGTACTGTACGCCCTCAGGCCTGTGGGCACACAGACGGAGGAGATCTTCTACACGTTCGACACCAGGACCGGTGAGGAAGGTGAGGCCACTGTAAGGATGGAGAAGGTGATGGAGACACTGCGCAGTGTCAGCTACAACCCGTCCGACCACAAGCTGTACGTGTACAATGACGGCTATCTGGTGTCCTATGACGTGACCTTTAAACCGGATCAATAA